The Pedobacter roseus genome contains a region encoding:
- a CDS encoding HAD hydrolase-like protein, translated as MQKKITTLFTDIGGVLLTNGWDRHARGEASVLFNLDSVDLEERHHLTFDTYEVGKLTLDEYLERIVFFEERSFSYDDFKEFMFKKSLPHPEMIQLICELKKKYNLKVAVISNEGRELNQYRINTFKLNEFVDFFVSSSFVHFRKPDADIFKVAIDISQSDVETSLYIDDRMLFVQVAEGLGLRGIHHSNYEDTKAQLAAYGLEI; from the coding sequence ATGCAAAAGAAAATTACCACACTTTTTACCGATATCGGCGGCGTTTTATTAACTAATGGCTGGGATAGGCACGCAAGGGGAGAAGCTTCTGTGCTTTTCAACCTCGATTCTGTTGACCTGGAAGAACGTCATCACCTTACTTTCGACACTTATGAAGTAGGTAAACTTACCCTTGATGAATATTTAGAACGTATTGTATTCTTCGAAGAACGCAGCTTTAGTTATGATGACTTTAAGGAATTCATGTTCAAAAAATCACTTCCACATCCCGAAATGATCCAGCTCATCTGCGAGCTTAAAAAGAAATATAACCTTAAAGTAGCCGTAATTAGCAATGAAGGTAGAGAATTAAATCAATACCGTATTAACACCTTCAAACTGAATGAATTTGTTGATTTCTTTGTCTCATCCAGTTTTGTACATTTCCGCAAGCCAGATGCCGATATTTTTAAAGTAGCCATCGATATTTCGCAAAGTGACGTAGAAACAAGCTTGTATATTGATGATCGTATGCTTTTTGTACAGGTTGCCGAAGGTTTGGGGCTAAGGGGCATTCATCACAGCAACTACGAGGATACAAAAGCGCAATTAGCCGCTTATGGATTAGAGATTTAA
- a CDS encoding ABC transporter ATP-binding protein, with protein sequence MKHLSRLNKYFLKYKWWIIPGSIFVVISNIFGVVPAQVIGYAVDLITENIQIFNLFHGFDRQAIIYDIFSSNLLYFGLLVIALYLLRGLFLFFMRQTIILMSRHIEFDMKNDIYQHYQELSLGFYRRNNTGDLMNRATEDVNRVRMYVGPAIMYTINTFVLSVLIIWSMFDVNSKLAIYCLLPLPFLVVIIYYVNTLIFKKSGKIQERLSDLSSFVQERFSGIRIIKSYVREDYTRNMFEIQSNDYKKDSMSLVKVSALFYPTMLLLIGLSTILTIYIGGIQVMNGSITAGNIAEFIIYINQLTFPVTMLGWVTSLIQRAAASQKRINEFLDIPSDIQSKETEERSLSGNIKFDKVSFTYPDTGIEALKEVSFEINSGEFVAIIGKTGSGKSTLANLIMRMYDVENGTIDVDGKNIRDLNLKDYRNQIGFVPQEVFLFSDTIKNNIAFGLDTVTDDEVHTAAKNASVYTNIIDFEEKFETMLGERGITLSGGQKQRVSIARALIKSPKILIFDDCLSAVDTKTEEEILQNLGKIMAGKTSILIAHRISTIKNADKILVLDNGKIIEQGTHNELLNLNGSYTELYNNQLLEEETRTI encoded by the coding sequence ATGAAACATCTGAGCCGATTAAACAAATACTTTCTCAAATACAAATGGTGGATCATTCCCGGAAGTATCTTCGTGGTGATTTCTAATATTTTTGGTGTTGTACCTGCTCAGGTAATCGGTTATGCGGTTGATTTGATCACCGAAAACATCCAGATTTTTAACCTTTTCCATGGTTTTGACCGACAGGCGATTATTTACGATATTTTTAGCAGCAACCTTTTATATTTCGGTCTGCTGGTTATTGCGCTTTACTTATTGAGGGGATTATTCTTATTCTTTATGCGGCAAACCATCATTTTAATGTCGAGGCATATCGAATTTGATATGAAAAATGATATTTATCAGCATTACCAGGAACTTAGCCTGGGTTTTTACCGCAGGAACAATACGGGCGATTTAATGAACCGCGCCACAGAAGATGTTAACCGTGTTAGGATGTATGTTGGTCCGGCGATTATGTACACCATTAATACCTTCGTTTTATCGGTACTCATTATCTGGTCGATGTTTGATGTTAATTCGAAACTGGCCATATATTGTTTGTTGCCACTTCCCTTTTTAGTGGTGATAATCTACTATGTAAATACCCTGATTTTTAAAAAAAGCGGAAAAATACAGGAGCGGTTATCAGATCTTTCGAGTTTTGTACAGGAGCGTTTTTCGGGCATCAGGATCATAAAATCTTATGTTCGTGAAGATTACACCCGGAATATGTTCGAAATACAGAGTAATGACTATAAAAAAGACTCGATGAGTTTGGTTAAAGTGTCTGCCCTGTTCTACCCTACCATGCTTTTATTAATCGGCTTAAGCACGATTTTAACCATATATATAGGAGGTATTCAGGTGATGAACGGCAGCATTACCGCAGGTAACATTGCCGAATTTATTATTTATATCAACCAGCTAACCTTTCCGGTTACGATGCTGGGCTGGGTAACTTCATTGATCCAAAGGGCTGCGGCCTCGCAAAAAAGGATTAACGAATTTTTAGATATTCCATCAGATATCCAATCAAAAGAAACCGAAGAAAGGAGTTTATCGGGCAATATTAAATTCGATAAAGTAAGCTTTACCTATCCGGACACAGGCATTGAAGCTTTAAAAGAGGTAAGTTTTGAGATCAACAGCGGCGAATTTGTAGCCATTATCGGAAAAACGGGCTCAGGAAAATCGACATTGGCCAACCTGATTATGCGGATGTATGATGTAGAAAACGGTACTATTGATGTGGACGGAAAGAATATTAGAGATCTCAATTTGAAAGATTACCGCAATCAGATCGGGTTTGTACCACAGGAAGTCTTCCTATTTTCGGATACAATAAAGAACAATATCGCCTTTGGTTTAGATACCGTTACAGATGATGAAGTGCATACAGCCGCTAAAAATGCTTCGGTTTATACCAATATCATTGATTTTGAAGAAAAGTTCGAAACCATGCTTGGTGAACGTGGTATTACGCTCTCCGGAGGACAGAAACAAAGGGTTTCTATTGCCCGTGCACTAATTAAATCGCCTAAGATTTTGATATTTGATGACTGTCTTTCGGCTGTCGATACCAAAACGGAGGAAGAAATTTTACAAAACCTGGGTAAAATTATGGCCGGAAAAACCAGTATTTTAATTGCCCACCGGATTTCGACGATTAAAAATGCGGATAAGATTTTAGTACTCGATAATGGAAAAATCATCGAACAAGGCACACACAATGAATTACTTAACCTAAACGGCAGTTATACGGAGCTTTATAATAACCAACTTTTGGAGGAGGAAACGCGAACTATTTAA
- the mgtE gene encoding magnesium transporter, whose translation MAEMVVEEIQELLEKKDDKALKQYLDQLNISDVEELIDELPQYAAKFIETLSLNRAVNVFRILDFPTQERIIKKLSGNKLNQIIKDLPPDDRTALFSELKGDVVKKMITLLPPEERKESLALLGYKEDSIGRLMTPDYIAVKPEWSITRVLAHIRRYGKNSETIDVVYVIDKDGVLLDDIRIREVLLADPEAIIGELTDKRFIALKANDPQEDAINIFRMNNRVALPVVDENNVLLGIVTVDDILWIANEEYTEDMHKIGGTEALDEPYLDIPILKLVKKRAGWLIVLFLGEMLTATAMQHFEIELEKAVVLSLFIPLIMSSGGNSGSQASTLIIQAMALGEVTIAEWWRVMRRELVSGALLGIILGTIGFIRIVTWQELHLYNYGPHWFLIAATIFFTLVGIVLWGSLIGSMMPIILKKLKLDPATSSAPFVATMVDVTGIVIYFSVAVLILKGVLL comes from the coding sequence ATGGCAGAAATGGTTGTGGAAGAAATTCAGGAACTACTTGAAAAAAAGGACGATAAAGCGTTAAAGCAATATCTTGATCAACTGAATATTTCGGATGTTGAAGAACTGATTGATGAACTCCCACAATATGCGGCTAAATTTATCGAAACCCTATCCCTTAACAGGGCTGTAAACGTATTCAGGATCCTGGATTTTCCAACCCAGGAGCGTATCATTAAAAAACTTTCGGGTAATAAACTCAACCAGATCATCAAAGATCTGCCGCCAGATGACCGTACCGCACTTTTTAGTGAGTTAAAAGGCGATGTGGTAAAAAAGATGATCACCCTTTTACCGCCCGAAGAACGTAAAGAATCACTTGCACTTTTAGGTTATAAAGAAGACAGTATTGGTCGTTTAATGACTCCCGATTACATCGCCGTAAAACCCGAATGGTCTATCACAAGGGTTTTGGCGCACATCAGGCGTTATGGTAAAAACTCCGAAACCATCGATGTAGTTTACGTCATCGATAAAGACGGCGTGTTATTGGATGATATCCGTATTCGTGAGGTTTTATTGGCCGATCCGGAAGCCATAATCGGCGAATTAACCGATAAACGTTTTATTGCACTCAAAGCCAACGATCCGCAGGAAGACGCGATCAACATCTTCAGGATGAATAACCGTGTGGCTTTACCGGTAGTGGATGAAAATAATGTCCTGTTGGGTATCGTTACTGTTGATGATATTTTGTGGATTGCCAACGAAGAATATACCGAAGATATGCACAAAATTGGGGGTACCGAAGCCCTTGACGAGCCTTATCTGGATATTCCGATCCTTAAACTGGTAAAAAAACGCGCAGGCTGGCTAATTGTACTGTTTTTAGGAGAGATGTTAACAGCAACCGCCATGCAGCATTTTGAAATTGAGCTCGAAAAAGCTGTTGTTTTATCACTTTTTATACCGTTGATCATGAGTAGTGGTGGTAATAGCGGTTCGCAGGCTTCCACATTAATTATTCAGGCTATGGCCCTGGGCGAAGTAACCATTGCCGAATGGTGGCGCGTAATGCGTCGCGAGTTGGTATCAGGTGCTTTGCTTGGTATTATTTTGGGTACCATCGGTTTTATCCGCATTGTTACCTGGCAAGAATTACATCTGTATAATTATGGCCCGCATTGGTTTTTAATTGCAGCAACCATATTTTTTACCCTGGTCGGCATTGTATTATGGGGCAGTTTAATCGGTTCGATGATGCCTATTATTCTGAAAAAACTGAAACTCGACCCGGCCACTTCATCAGCGCCATTTGTAGCAACCATGGTAGATGTAACCGGAATTGTAATCTATTTTAGTGTTGCCGTATTAATTTTAAAAGGCGTATTACTTTAA
- a CDS encoding Lrp/AsnC family transcriptional regulator, whose protein sequence is MIQGDLDHVDVEILKILQQDASLTNKEISNKLHKSIATIHERIRRLKEQGYVKRIVAILDRKKINRDLIAFSHVLLKEHTASTLIEFETEVSKFSEVMECLQMTGAHDFILRIATKDMDAYHQFLRNKLATLPNITTVQSYFVLSEPKSETAYPL, encoded by the coding sequence ATGATACAAGGAGATTTAGACCACGTTGATGTAGAAATTTTAAAAATTTTGCAGCAAGATGCGTCCTTAACCAATAAGGAGATTTCAAATAAACTGCATAAATCAATCGCTACCATACACGAACGCATCAGAAGATTGAAGGAGCAGGGCTATGTCAAGCGTATTGTGGCCATCCTGGACCGAAAAAAAATAAACCGCGATTTAATAGCTTTTTCGCACGTGCTGCTTAAAGAACATACTGCAAGTACGCTAATTGAATTTGAAACCGAGGTTTCTAAGTTTAGTGAAGTGATGGAATGCCTGCAGATGACGGGTGCGCATGATTTTATCCTTCGCATTGCCACCAAGGATATGGATGCTTATCATCAGTTTTTAAGGAATAAGTTAGCTACATTACCAAATATAACAACTGTTCAAAGTTACTTTGTACTCTCTGAGCCAAAAAGTGAAACTGCTTATCCTTTGTAG
- a CDS encoding Glu/Leu/Phe/Val family dehydrogenase — protein sequence MPANSPSDSSILDQLSAYGHKKLVFCNDPDTGLKAIIAIHDTTLGPALGGTRMWSYSTEAEALEDALRLSRGMTYKAAITGLNLGGGKGVIIGDSRKDKTETLMRSYGRFIKNLNGEFITAEEMGTNTRDMEYIRMETTHVTGVPESIGGAGNPAPFTAQGVYLGIKASVKEVFGTDMLAGRTIVVQGIGNVGEHLVALLRKENAEVLISDINQEQLTYVARKYKAKPIEADKIFTTDADVYAPCAMGATVNNKTIEKMKFAIIAGSANNQLKDELLDSQLLLKKGILFAPDYLINAGGLISCYSELTGFGKKRTVQLTENIYDATRSVIKLSKAENISTNIAANQIAEKRIADVKKIKSSY from the coding sequence ATGCCAGCAAATTCTCCGTCAGATTCATCAATTTTAGATCAATTAAGTGCTTATGGGCATAAAAAATTGGTTTTCTGTAATGATCCAGATACAGGTTTAAAAGCAATTATTGCCATACACGACACCACTTTGGGTCCTGCTTTGGGCGGAACAAGGATGTGGAGTTACTCTACCGAAGCCGAAGCCCTGGAAGATGCCCTCCGTTTATCACGCGGAATGACCTATAAAGCAGCCATCACCGGATTAAACCTTGGCGGTGGAAAAGGCGTAATCATTGGCGATTCAAGAAAAGATAAAACAGAAACTTTAATGCGTAGCTATGGCAGGTTTATTAAGAACCTGAACGGCGAATTCATTACGGCTGAAGAAATGGGGACCAATACCCGCGATATGGAATATATCCGTATGGAAACAACCCATGTTACCGGTGTTCCCGAATCAATCGGTGGTGCAGGTAATCCGGCTCCTTTTACTGCACAGGGCGTTTATTTAGGTATAAAAGCCAGTGTTAAAGAAGTTTTTGGTACCGATATGCTTGCAGGCAGAACCATTGTAGTACAAGGTATTGGTAATGTTGGCGAGCACCTGGTTGCCTTGTTAAGAAAAGAAAACGCCGAAGTACTCATCAGTGATATTAACCAGGAACAGTTAACTTATGTTGCCAGGAAATATAAAGCCAAACCGATAGAAGCTGATAAAATTTTTACTACCGATGCTGATGTGTATGCTCCATGTGCCATGGGTGCTACCGTAAACAACAAAACCATCGAAAAAATGAAATTTGCAATTATTGCAGGTTCAGCAAACAATCAGTTAAAAGATGAGCTTTTGGATAGCCAGTTACTATTAAAAAAAGGAATTTTATTCGCACCCGATTATTTGATTAACGCCGGTGGATTGATTTCATGTTATTCTGAACTTACTGGTTTTGGTAAAAAACGTACCGTACAGCTTACAGAAAATATTTATGATGCTACCCGTAGTGTAATTAAATTAAGCAAAGCCGAAAACATTTCAACAAATATTGCCGCAAACCAGATTGCCGAAAAAAGGATTGCAGATGTTAAAAAAATTAAATCGTCATATTAA
- the ychF gene encoding redox-regulated ATPase YchF produces the protein MALQCGIVGLPNVGKSTLFNCLSNAKAQAANFPFCTIEPNVGVITVPDDRLTKLAELVKPNKVQPNTIEIVDIAGLVKGASKGEGLGNQFLGNIRATNAIIHVLRCFDDGNVIHVDGSVDPIRDREIIDTELQLKDLDTVDKRIQKVEKMAKTGGDKDAKRTYEILTVVKAHLEAGKSIRTAALAQDDFDFIEDLGLLTQKPVMYVCNVDEASVINGNKYVDLVKANVADENAEVLVISAKIESEIAELESYEERQEFLADLGLTESGVNKLIRAAYKLLNLYTYFTAGVQEVRGWTITKGFTAPQAAGVIHTDFEKGFIRAEVIKYNDFVTLGSENACKDAGKLGVEGKTYVVEDGDIMHFRFNV, from the coding sequence ATGGCATTACAATGTGGTATAGTTGGTTTACCAAATGTGGGGAAATCGACTCTTTTTAACTGTTTATCAAATGCAAAAGCGCAGGCAGCAAACTTTCCCTTTTGTACTATTGAGCCGAATGTTGGCGTAATTACGGTTCCTGATGATCGTTTAACCAAACTTGCTGAGTTGGTTAAACCTAACAAAGTTCAGCCGAATACAATCGAGATTGTTGATATTGCCGGATTGGTAAAAGGTGCATCGAAAGGTGAAGGCCTGGGAAACCAGTTTTTAGGAAACATCCGTGCTACAAATGCTATCATCCATGTTTTACGTTGTTTTGATGACGGAAATGTAATCCACGTTGATGGCTCTGTTGACCCGATCCGTGACAGGGAAATTATCGATACGGAGTTACAGCTTAAAGATTTGGATACGGTTGATAAACGCATCCAAAAAGTAGAGAAAATGGCTAAAACCGGCGGCGATAAGGATGCTAAACGTACTTATGAAATTTTAACGGTAGTTAAAGCTCACTTAGAAGCTGGTAAATCGATCCGCACTGCAGCATTGGCTCAGGATGATTTTGATTTTATCGAAGATTTAGGCTTACTTACCCAAAAACCGGTAATGTACGTTTGTAATGTTGATGAAGCATCAGTAATTAATGGCAATAAGTATGTAGATCTGGTAAAGGCAAATGTTGCTGATGAAAATGCTGAAGTTCTGGTTATTTCGGCAAAAATTGAATCAGAAATTGCTGAACTGGAAAGCTACGAAGAGCGTCAGGAGTTTTTAGCAGATTTAGGATTGACAGAATCGGGTGTAAATAAGCTGATCCGTGCCGCATACAAATTATTAAATCTTTACACTTATTTCACTGCAGGTGTGCAAGAAGTTAGAGGCTGGACAATTACAAAAGGCTTTACAGCTCCACAGGCTGCAGGTGTAATCCACACTGATTTTGAAAAAGGTTTTATCCGTGCAGAGGTGATTAAATATAATGATTTCGTAACCTTAGGTTCTGAAAACGCTTGTAAAGATGCTGGTAAGCTTGGCGTAGAAGGAAAAACTTATGTAGTGGAAGATGGCGACATTATGCACTTCAGGTTTAATGTTTAA
- a CDS encoding PLP-dependent cysteine synthase family protein, which produces MATLTSTEINTSLQGKFEHLSLLVGNTPMLELKYNFEGKTGKIYAKCEHYNLTGSIKDRMALYTLKKAYAEGKIKPGDEIVEATSGNTGIAFAAIGKALGHTVKIIIPNWLSKERMDIIKSLGAEIILVSKEEGGFIGSIKLAEYMASQNENVFLPKQFENTANPEAHEFTTGKEIWEQLRLKNLSPDAFVAGVGTGGTIMGVGNCLRKLKADIKIHPLEPAESPTLTTGYKVGSHRIQGISDEFIPEIVKLNELDEVIQVNDGDAILMAQKLASKLGLAVGISSGANVIGAIKLQQKLGNDSCVVTIFSDSNKKYLSTDLMKEEPIKPDYITPNVDFLDYQAFSRLH; this is translated from the coding sequence ATGGCAACATTAACTTCTACTGAAATCAACACCTCACTTCAAGGAAAATTCGAGCATCTTTCCCTTTTAGTGGGCAATACACCAATGCTTGAACTGAAATATAATTTTGAAGGTAAAACCGGGAAAATTTACGCGAAGTGTGAGCACTATAACCTTACCGGAAGCATTAAAGACAGAATGGCGCTTTATACGCTAAAAAAAGCTTATGCTGAAGGTAAAATTAAACCTGGTGATGAGATTGTTGAAGCAACCAGCGGCAATACCGGAATTGCCTTCGCGGCAATTGGTAAAGCACTTGGTCATACGGTTAAGATTATTATTCCGAACTGGCTAAGTAAAGAGCGCATGGACATCATCAAAAGCCTTGGTGCCGAAATTATTTTGGTAAGTAAAGAAGAAGGTGGTTTTATAGGCAGCATTAAGCTGGCAGAATACATGGCCTCGCAAAACGAAAATGTGTTTTTACCCAAACAGTTTGAAAATACAGCAAATCCTGAGGCACATGAGTTTACTACCGGCAAGGAAATCTGGGAACAGTTGCGTTTGAAAAACCTTAGTCCGGATGCATTTGTTGCGGGCGTAGGCACCGGAGGCACCATTATGGGTGTTGGGAATTGTTTAAGAAAACTTAAAGCCGATATCAAAATCCATCCTTTAGAACCTGCTGAATCACCAACTTTAACTACAGGTTATAAAGTTGGCAGTCATAGGATTCAAGGCATATCCGATGAGTTTATTCCAGAAATTGTTAAGCTGAACGAGCTGGATGAAGTCATACAGGTTAACGACGGTGATGCGATTTTAATGGCGCAAAAACTGGCAAGCAAACTTGGCCTTGCGGTAGGAATTTCTTCCGGTGCAAATGTAATTGGCGCCATCAAACTTCAACAGAAACTCGGCAATGATAGCTGTGTAGTAACCATATTTTCAGACAGCAATAAGAAATACCTCAGTACCGATCTGATGAAAGAGGAACCAATAAAACCTGATTAC
- a CDS encoding YcxB family protein — translation MTLKYTLREDDYLDSQLFISSKSKTTKKNRKKNYLIVTFSLLIIGFLMLIRENNFFAYYLLFLGILALFLYPKYQAWFYKRHYRNHVKSNMQNLFNESNVIEFNDNFIETSDRTGLAKINITEVDQITEINEYFYIRTKSNQYLIVPKDRVDHESTRFFLTTLANKLNIEFVSELNWKWH, via the coding sequence ATGACTCTCAAATACACACTAAGAGAAGATGATTATCTAGATTCACAGCTCTTTATTTCTTCAAAAAGTAAAACCACTAAAAAAAATCGTAAAAAAAATTACCTGATAGTAACTTTTAGTTTATTAATAATTGGATTTCTAATGCTCATTCGGGAAAATAATTTTTTCGCATATTACCTGTTGTTTTTGGGAATATTAGCTCTTTTCTTATATCCAAAATACCAAGCATGGTTTTATAAAAGACATTATAGAAATCATGTAAAGAGTAATATGCAAAACTTGTTCAATGAATCAAATGTCATTGAATTTAACGACAATTTTATTGAAACTTCGGATAGAACGGGGCTAGCTAAAATCAATATTACAGAGGTTGACCAAATCACTGAAATAAATGAATACTTTTATATAAGAACAAAATCCAATCAATATTTAATAGTTCCCAAAGATAGAGTGGATCATGAAAGTACTAGATTCTTTCTAACAACTTTAGCTAACAAATTAAATATTGAATTTGTTAGTGAGTTAAACTGGAAATGGCACTAA
- a CDS encoding DUF3276 family protein, protein MGEFDNKEREEVFSKKVRAGKRTYFFDVKATRSGDYYLTVTESKKRLEDGVFVKHKIFLYKEDFEKFAEGLNETVDYIKTHQDVVEKRYEYSENGEHSTRTNDDFTF, encoded by the coding sequence ATGGGAGAATTCGACAACAAGGAAAGAGAAGAAGTTTTTTCAAAGAAAGTAAGAGCAGGTAAGAGAACTTATTTCTTCGACGTGAAGGCTACTAGATCGGGTGATTATTATTTAACAGTTACCGAGAGCAAGAAAAGATTAGAAGACGGTGTGTTTGTAAAACATAAAATCTTTTTATACAAAGAAGATTTCGAAAAATTTGCAGAAGGATTAAACGAAACTGTTGATTATATTAAAACCCATCAGGATGTGGTTGAAAAACGTTATGAATATTCTGAAAATGGAGAACATAGCACCAGAACAAACGACGATTTTACTTTTTAA